Genomic DNA from Brevinema andersonii:
TCCTTCTGCAATAATTAACATTTTGAATTTCATTGGTTTTTTCTCCTAATTTTAATGTCCCAATTCCAACGGTACTAATAATTAAGGAAGTCTATTATTCATAACCAGTCCCTAAGAAAAAATTCAAACACACAATGAGTTTTTAAAATACAAAAAAGCCCACAGATTTGTACGTTTGAACAACCTTTATGAGTTATGAAATACTCCATCTCTTCACTTCTGAACGTACAAATTGCTGTAGGCAAGCTGATAGCATTCGATCCCGTGAAGATATGGTACGTCTGAAATAGAGATACATGGAGTAAAGTTTCAAGTAAAGGTTGTTCGATAATATTCTATATCGAATTTTGAATATTGTCAAGAGGTGTTTTATATCTGTTTTAGTGAAAAAATATCTATAAATTAAGTAATCCTTTAAGAAGGATGATAATTCCCATGATATGATTATTGCTGACAAAATTTGAATAGTTTATTAAAATTTAGAATAACTTTATTATAACACAAGAGGGTTATAATAGGAGAAATATTATGGGTACAGCATAATCAGCAACACAAATAGCAAAAGCTATCATTAAAGAAACAAAAAACAAGATTATTAGATTAATATTACAAAAGCTTCAAAAACTTCTTTATATGGTTTATGGTATTTACTTGGTAGAGCATGAGGAAGGATTATTTGATGAAAAGCCTGTATGCGATAATTACGGGCCTTTATCCCTTTCAACTTATAAAGAGCATAATCAAGGAAATCTAGATATTTCAATAGATTTCAAAGATTATAATGATGTTCAAGATGAAATAATTAATGATACCATTGAACGTGTTGTAGAAGTTTTCGGAAAATTTAAGGTATCAACTTTATACGATCGGTCTCATAGAGAAAGCGGAGCTTGGCTAAAACAAGAGAAAAATTCAAAAGTAAGGCTGCGACAGAGATTAATGATGTAAAACAGGAATTTAATGAGTTTATGGATAATTAATGGAGAATAAGAAAAAGAAAGCTGGTTTTCAAGAAATAGGATGATGAACTGAAACGCCGCGAGAAAGAGTTATCAGAAAGAAGACACGGTATTTTTAGAAATTTATTTTGTTTTGTACAACCAATAACCAATCCTATAACTTTATAGATTAGTATCGATATGTATATTTTTGTAATTTATCCTGTAAGTTTATTAAATATTGAAATACAATGGTAGGGAATTTTCCTATATCAAAAAGTTTTGCATTAACTGTATCAATATTAGATAGAGTTGGATTAT
This window encodes:
- a CDS encoding Panacea domain-containing protein, whose translation is MLQKLQKLLYMVYGIYLVEHEEGLFDEKPVCDNYGPLSLSTYKEHNQGNLDISIDFKDYNDVQDEIINDTIERVVEVFGKFKVSTLYDRSHRESGAWLKQEKNSKVRLRQRLMM